The following are encoded in a window of Chryseobacterium sp. genomic DNA:
- the rlmN gene encoding 23S rRNA (adenine(2503)-C(2))-methyltransferase RlmN has protein sequence MKDIRTLSLEELQNYFVSLGEKPFRAKQVYDWLWSKNLHSIDEMTNLSRDLRDRIAQEYTINPVSVDLLQKSKDGTIKNGVKLHDGLLVESVLIPTESRTTACVSSQVGCSLNCEFCATARLKRMRNLDVAEIVDQVALIDQQSKTYFGRPLSNIVFMGMGEPMMNYKNVVEAIRKITEPEGMGMSPRRITVSTSGIPKMIRMLADEDLRVKLALSLHSAIEEKRNEIMPFSDKFPLTDIMEALQYWYSKTGNTVTYEYCVWKGINDKDEDIKALIRYCKQVPSKVNLIQYNPIGDGKYDQCNKDAEDNYVRQLEKAGITVLIRRSRGGDIDAACGQLANKSSE, from the coding sequence TTGAAGGACATCCGCACCCTATCCCTGGAAGAACTGCAAAACTATTTCGTCAGCCTTGGCGAAAAACCTTTCCGTGCAAAACAGGTTTATGACTGGCTGTGGAGCAAGAACCTCCATTCCATTGATGAGATGACCAATCTGTCCCGGGATCTCCGCGACAGGATTGCACAGGAATATACAATTAACCCTGTTTCTGTAGATCTTCTTCAGAAATCTAAAGACGGAACCATTAAGAATGGCGTGAAACTCCACGACGGTCTGTTGGTGGAATCGGTACTGATTCCTACCGAAAGCCGGACGACGGCCTGTGTATCTTCACAGGTTGGTTGTTCACTGAACTGTGAGTTCTGTGCCACAGCACGTCTGAAACGGATGCGTAATCTTGACGTGGCTGAGATCGTGGACCAGGTAGCACTTATAGACCAGCAAAGTAAGACCTACTTCGGAAGACCTCTTTCCAATATCGTATTTATGGGCATGGGCGAACCCATGATGAACTATAAAAACGTAGTGGAAGCCATCAGGAAGATCACCGAGCCTGAGGGAATGGGAATGTCGCCGCGGCGTATTACTGTTTCAACTTCCGGAATTCCTAAAATGATCAGGATGCTGGCCGATGAAGACCTCAGGGTAAAATTGGCCCTGTCACTTCATTCCGCCATTGAAGAAAAGCGGAACGAAATCATGCCCTTTTCTGATAAGTTCCCCCTGACTGACATTATGGAAGCGCTTCAGTACTGGTACAGTAAGACAGGCAATACAGTTACTTATGAATATTGTGTCTGGAAAGGAATCAACGATAAGGACGAGGATATTAAGGCGCTCATTCGCTACTGTAAGCAAGTACCCTCCAAAGTGAATCTAATTCAGTACAACCCAATAGGTGACGGGAAATACGACCAGTGTAACAAGGATGCCGAAGACAATTATGTACGTCAGCTGGAGAAAGCAGGAATTACCGTGCTCATCCGCAGAAGCCGTGGTGGAGATATTGATGCCGCCTGTGGGCAATTGGCCAATAAATCCAGTGAGTAA
- a CDS encoding YoaK family protein, whose translation MFIHRGRARTESHNLGIASLLGFVAGLVNVTGFLAVKKLTTNVTGHFAFFVDEAFQQNLSQAFHTGLYIFFFFAGAFFSSMLVEFYTRRRENVIYVVPALTEAVILGIIALTGTQLMRENPDFIAYALLFAMGLQNALVTRISNAVVRTTHLTGLFTDMGIEFAQLFFYKGKLRRLKLWKSIRLRLTIIWMFFAGGVCGGLLYGSLGIKTLLLGSFLLLAGLLLDFIKIRLLLNTLR comes from the coding sequence ATGTTTATTCACCGCGGTAGAGCCAGAACCGAAAGTCATAATCTCGGCATTGCCTCACTGCTTGGGTTTGTAGCCGGACTGGTGAATGTTACTGGTTTTTTAGCGGTAAAAAAACTCACCACCAATGTAACAGGTCACTTTGCTTTTTTTGTTGATGAAGCTTTTCAACAGAACCTGTCGCAGGCCTTCCATACCGGACTTTATATTTTCTTTTTCTTTGCCGGTGCTTTTTTCTCCAGTATGCTGGTAGAGTTCTACACCCGCCGGCGCGAAAATGTTATTTATGTTGTGCCTGCGCTCACTGAGGCTGTAATTCTGGGAATAATTGCTCTCACCGGCACTCAGCTGATGAGGGAAAACCCGGATTTTATTGCTTATGCTTTACTTTTCGCTATGGGACTGCAGAATGCACTGGTTACGCGCATTTCCAATGCGGTGGTGAGAACCACCCATCTTACCGGGCTTTTCACCGATATGGGAATTGAGTTTGCGCAGCTGTTTTTCTATAAAGGAAAATTAAGACGTTTAAAACTCTGGAAGTCCATCCGTTTGCGGCTTACCATCATCTGGATGTTCTTTGCCGGTGGTGTGTGCGGTGGATTACTGTACGGTTCCCTGGGCATTAAGACGCTGCTGCTGGGAAGTTTTTTACTTTTGGCAGGTCTTCTTCTTGACTTTATCAAAATAAGGTTGCTCTTAAATACATTACGATGA
- a CDS encoding peptidoglycan DD-metalloendopeptidase family protein, whose product MKTKILTLGMLTVLQFAAAQTGGGEFKFQNTECLSEEVRASIQKMIKANQQKLRMEGKLTSKNTLVTPLFTWPVKKSASASYNEVWSISNYVDHNAGYPNQLQDYNCGTRTYDTSGGYNHAGIDIFTWPFGWYQMDNNQAEVIAAAAGTIIAKSNGFYDRNCAFNSSNWNAVYVQHSDGSVAWYGHLKNNSLTSKSVGQSVNAGEYLGIVGSSGNSTGPHLHFEVYNSSNQLVDPYQGTCNTWPSATQSWWQVQKNYNNPKINAVSSHSGEVVLNNGCGVQESTFFKNQFNSGEGVYIYAFLSDIAVGSPVNIQLLRPDNSVAYNQSFNMPQFYTASYWYWNFIPATFNQTGNWKAQITAGGSTQLHTFSYGVLNTAEEVPEGSQIKIVSPVRDHELLIEYNGKSNQEFTMEIYSMEGKLVTSGKVHLRKGINKLPFHAPTGNYIARMTSDIYEQSFKILNY is encoded by the coding sequence ATGAAAACAAAAATTTTAACCTTAGGAATGCTTACAGTTCTGCAGTTCGCAGCTGCCCAAACCGGTGGCGGCGAATTCAAGTTCCAAAACACGGAATGCCTGTCTGAAGAAGTCCGAGCCTCGATTCAAAAAATGATCAAGGCCAATCAGCAAAAACTGAGAATGGAAGGCAAGTTAACATCTAAGAACACTCTTGTTACACCCCTTTTCACCTGGCCAGTGAAGAAAAGTGCTTCCGCCAGCTATAATGAAGTATGGAGCATATCCAATTATGTGGATCACAATGCGGGATACCCGAACCAACTTCAGGATTATAATTGCGGAACGCGTACGTATGACACTTCCGGCGGGTATAACCATGCCGGTATCGATATTTTCACCTGGCCTTTCGGCTGGTATCAGATGGACAATAATCAGGCAGAGGTTATTGCGGCTGCAGCAGGAACCATCATCGCAAAAAGCAACGGTTTCTACGACAGGAACTGCGCCTTCAACAGCAGCAACTGGAATGCGGTTTATGTTCAGCACAGCGATGGCAGCGTGGCCTGGTACGGACACCTTAAGAACAATTCACTTACATCCAAAAGTGTGGGACAGAGTGTTAATGCCGGCGAATATCTTGGAATTGTGGGAAGTTCCGGCAATTCTACAGGTCCGCATCTTCATTTTGAAGTATATAACAGCAGCAACCAATTAGTTGATCCCTATCAGGGTACCTGTAATACCTGGCCCTCGGCTACACAATCCTGGTGGCAGGTACAGAAAAATTACAATAACCCAAAAATTAACGCTGTGTCCAGTCACAGCGGTGAAGTTGTTTTAAATAACGGATGTGGAGTTCAGGAAAGCACTTTTTTCAAAAACCAGTTCAACTCGGGAGAAGGAGTCTATATATACGCATTTCTTTCAGATATTGCTGTTGGTTCGCCTGTAAACATCCAGCTGCTCAGGCCTGATAACTCAGTTGCCTATAACCAATCCTTTAATATGCCGCAGTTTTATACTGCGTCCTACTGGTACTGGAATTTTATTCCGGCCACATTTAACCAGACGGGAAACTGGAAAGCGCAGATTACCGCAGGCGGATCCACGCAATTACATACCTTCAGCTATGGCGTTCTGAATACCGCAGAAGAGGTACCAGAGGGTTCTCAAATAAAAATTGTTAGTCCCGTGAGGGATCATGAACTGCTGATTGAGTATAATGGAAAATCCAACCAGGAATTCACTATGGAAATATACTCAATGGAGGGCAAGCTGGTTACATCCGGAAAGGTACATTTAAGAAAAGGTATAAATAAACTCCCTTTTCATGCCCCGACAGGAAACTATATTGCTAGAATGACCTCAGACATTTATGAGCAAAGCTTTAAGATTCTTAACTATTAA
- a CDS encoding polyprenyl synthetase family protein, translated as MANIVEEIKRPIADEMKLFEKKFYESMQSNVPLLDKVTRFIVTTKGKQMRPMFVFLCARLVGSVNEKTFRGASMIELIHTATLVHDDVVDESFKRRNFFSINALWKNKIAVLVGDYLLSKSVLLSTDHKDFDLLSVIARTIREMSEGELLQLEKARKLDITEEVYYEIIRQKTATLIAACCEIGVLSNDADEQLARKMMEFGTYTGMAFQIKDDLFDYLSSNFIGKPVGIDIKEQKMTLPLIHTLKTASDADRKYFFNTIKRYNNDKKRVKELIEFVKNSGGLDYAMKVMKDYQLKAKLILDEFPDSEAKQSLHLMLDYVIERKF; from the coding sequence TTGGCCAATATTGTAGAAGAAATTAAGAGACCCATTGCAGATGAAATGAAACTTTTTGAGAAGAAGTTCTATGAATCCATGCAAAGCAATGTTCCCCTGCTCGATAAAGTGACCCGTTTTATCGTTACTACCAAAGGCAAGCAAATGAGGCCCATGTTTGTTTTCCTGTGTGCACGTCTCGTAGGCTCTGTGAATGAGAAGACCTTCCGTGGGGCCTCTATGATTGAACTGATACACACGGCTACTCTGGTTCATGATGATGTTGTAGATGAGAGTTTCAAACGCCGTAACTTCTTTTCAATCAATGCACTGTGGAAGAATAAGATCGCCGTTCTTGTTGGCGACTATCTGCTTTCCAAATCCGTATTACTTTCAACCGACCATAAAGATTTTGACCTTTTGTCAGTAATTGCCAGAACCATCCGCGAAATGAGTGAGGGCGAACTGCTGCAGTTGGAAAAAGCCCGTAAACTGGATATTACCGAAGAGGTGTATTATGAAATCATTAGGCAGAAAACCGCGACTCTAATTGCAGCTTGTTGCGAAATTGGTGTCCTTTCCAATGATGCAGATGAGCAACTTGCCCGCAAGATGATGGAATTTGGTACCTATACAGGTATGGCCTTTCAGATTAAGGACGATCTTTTCGACTATCTATCTTCCAACTTCATCGGTAAACCGGTTGGAATTGATATTAAAGAGCAGAAAATGACACTGCCCTTAATTCATACGCTGAAAACGGCTTCAGATGCGGACCGGAAATATTTCTTCAACACTATAAAGCGTTATAACAACGACAAAAAAAGAGTTAAGGAACTTATTGAGTTTGTAAAAAACTCCGGAGGTCTGGATTATGCAATGAAGGTGATGAAGGACTATCAACTAAAAGCAAAACTTATTCTTGATGAATTTCCGGATTCAGAAGCGAAGCAGTCTTTGCATCTGATGCTGGACTATGTAATTGAGCGGAAATTTTAG
- a CDS encoding C1 family peptidase — protein MAKLTYAKLRDDLIAKNATWTAMETEVSRLPNLKRKALLGVELPAGFKMPTATASVSAAAPIAGLPTKVDWRNRNGNHVTSVKQQGGCGSCVSFCCVAVTESMASIEHGQLLDLSEADSHFCSSHGASCGGWWHDQCFNQIKSRGVCDEACNPYTAAFSGNDIWNGTPSCKSCTDRNSRAVKITNIHTVSTVAAAKQYLANTGPLAAIMEVYTDFFSYSSGVYRKVSGVLEGLHCIQVIGYDDSAQCWICKNSWGANNFGEAGFFKIAYGQCKIDDFAKMGCTGVKLPQKKGWKGYESLGGKITSKPNAVSWGANRIDVVARGLDSAVHHRWWNGSAWLGWESLGGLIHGAPAISSWASGRLDIFAVGTDYQLHHKWYQGGWSNWEALGGQLSSEPAAVSWGPNRIDIFARGTDSALWHLWWDGSWHGWESLGGVLTSAPTVCSWASGRLDIFARGTDNKLWHRWFDNGWSNWENMGGELFDSPGAVSWGKNRIDVFYPGRSYRMMHRWWNGSSWSGEEDLGGKLSSGVGVSSWAANRLDCFVSGMDSAMHHKWYD, from the coding sequence ATGGCAAAACTTACTTATGCAAAATTAAGAGATGATCTTATTGCAAAAAATGCGACGTGGACCGCAATGGAAACCGAAGTTTCAAGACTGCCTAATCTAAAAAGAAAAGCCTTGCTTGGCGTAGAACTGCCGGCTGGTTTTAAAATGCCGACTGCCACTGCGTCGGTCTCTGCAGCTGCTCCCATCGCCGGACTTCCCACTAAAGTAGATTGGCGCAACAGAAACGGTAATCATGTAACTTCAGTTAAACAACAGGGCGGCTGCGGTAGCTGTGTATCCTTTTGCTGTGTTGCCGTCACCGAATCGATGGCTTCCATAGAACACGGCCAGCTTCTGGACCTTTCGGAGGCTGATTCACACTTCTGCTCATCTCACGGAGCTTCCTGCGGTGGCTGGTGGCACGACCAGTGTTTCAATCAGATTAAGAGCCGCGGTGTATGCGATGAGGCCTGCAACCCCTACACAGCAGCATTCTCCGGTAACGATATCTGGAACGGAACTCCCTCCTGCAAATCCTGCACAGATCGCAATTCCAGAGCTGTGAAAATAACAAATATACATACCGTATCTACAGTAGCGGCAGCCAAACAGTATTTAGCCAATACCGGTCCGCTGGCCGCCATCATGGAAGTGTATACCGATTTCTTCAGCTACAGTTCCGGTGTATACCGTAAAGTATCAGGTGTTTTGGAAGGTCTGCACTGTATACAGGTCATTGGCTATGATGACAGTGCACAGTGCTGGATCTGCAAGAATTCGTGGGGTGCCAATAATTTCGGTGAAGCCGGCTTCTTCAAGATTGCCTACGGACAATGTAAAATCGATGACTTTGCTAAAATGGGCTGTACAGGAGTAAAGCTGCCGCAAAAAAAAGGCTGGAAAGGCTATGAAAGTTTGGGTGGAAAGATCACCAGCAAACCAAATGCGGTATCTTGGGGTGCCAACAGGATTGATGTAGTGGCCCGAGGTCTGGACAGTGCCGTGCATCACAGATGGTGGAACGGCTCGGCCTGGCTGGGCTGGGAAAGTCTGGGAGGCCTTATTCACGGCGCTCCGGCCATAAGTTCCTGGGCGAGTGGCCGACTTGATATATTTGCGGTAGGCACTGATTATCAGCTACATCATAAATGGTATCAGGGCGGATGGAGTAACTGGGAAGCCCTTGGAGGGCAGTTATCAAGCGAACCGGCCGCGGTAAGCTGGGGTCCCAACCGCATTGATATTTTCGCGCGAGGAACCGATTCTGCATTGTGGCACCTGTGGTGGGACGGCAGTTGGCACGGCTGGGAAAGTTTAGGCGGTGTGCTGACTTCAGCACCTACGGTATGTTCATGGGCAAGCGGTCGTCTGGACATCTTTGCACGCGGGACAGACAACAAACTTTGGCACCGCTGGTTTGATAACGGCTGGAGCAACTGGGAAAATATGGGAGGCGAACTGTTCGACAGTCCCGGTGCTGTTTCCTGGGGTAAAAACCGGATTGATGTCTTCTATCCCGGCAGGTCATACCGGATGATGCACCGCTGGTGGAACGGTTCCAGCTGGAGCGGTGAGGAAGACCTTGGTGGAAAACTTTCCAGTGGTGTTGGAGTTAGTTCCTGGGCGGCCAACCGTTTGGACTGCTTCGTAAGCGGCATGGATTCCGCTATGCATCACAAGTGGTACGACTAA
- a CDS encoding thiamine pyrophosphate-dependent enzyme: METTYIETQQISFQDFKKSVIEDYKLGRISREMSYLGRREVLTGKAKFGIFGDGKELPQLAMAKVFRNGDFRSGYYRDQTFAMAIDAVTVESFFAQLYADTSIEREPASAGRQMNGHYATRSLNEDGSWKNLMEQKNISSDISPTAGQMPRLLGLALASKVYKSVKFDGSEKFSNEGKEVAFGTIGDASTAEGHFWEALNAACALQVPMIVSIWDDGYGISVPTQNQRAKADIAEMLSGFQRKEGENQGCEIIQVKAWDYPSLLDAYARAEHFARTESVPVVVHVIEVTQPQGHSTSGSHERYKNEERLKWEGEFDGLSKFREWILDYSIDIEGNEEQLATAEELDRIDEEAKKFVKEGQKRAWENYQKPILDLKSSVLPLVEALQKKHADIESELSKFGKIIAVAKKDIFHLVRKALFLSRGTDSAERQALEAKYNEIFAVEKDNYSSHLYSQSQWKATNVQEVPPVITENSETVDGRVVVRNNFDKIFEKYPETLVFGEDAGNIGDVNQGLEGLQEKYGELRIADTGIREATILGQGIGLAMRGLRPIAEIQYLDYILYCLQGMSDDLATVQYRTRGGQKAPVIIRTRGHRLEGVWHSGSPMAGIINLSKGILVLVPRNLTKAAGFYNTMLQSDEPAVIVECLNGYRLKEKQPENLGEFTVPVGKIEVTKEGSDVTLVTYGSTWRLVMEAAEELEKVGISAEVIDVQSLIPFDLSHEIADSVKKTNRLVVIDEDVEGGTSAFIMQQVMEKQKAFRYLDADPLTICAENHRPAYASDGDYFSKPSVDDMVEKIYSMFHESNPAKFPGL, translated from the coding sequence ATGGAAACCACCTACATAGAAACACAGCAAATCTCCTTTCAGGACTTTAAGAAGTCTGTTATTGAAGACTATAAACTGGGACGTATCTCCCGGGAAATGTCCTATCTGGGCCGACGTGAAGTTCTTACAGGCAAAGCAAAATTCGGAATTTTCGGCGACGGAAAAGAATTGCCGCAGTTAGCAATGGCTAAAGTTTTCAGGAATGGTGATTTCCGCTCCGGTTACTATAGAGACCAGACTTTTGCAATGGCAATTGATGCCGTTACGGTCGAAAGTTTTTTTGCTCAGCTGTACGCAGATACCAGCATAGAACGTGAACCGGCGTCAGCAGGCCGCCAGATGAACGGTCACTACGCTACAAGGAGTTTAAATGAAGACGGCTCCTGGAAGAACCTGATGGAACAGAAAAATATCTCTTCAGATATTTCTCCTACAGCAGGACAGATGCCTAGATTACTTGGTCTTGCGCTGGCTTCCAAAGTATATAAATCAGTGAAATTTGACGGTTCCGAAAAATTTTCAAATGAGGGTAAGGAAGTGGCATTCGGTACCATTGGTGATGCTTCTACTGCTGAGGGTCATTTCTGGGAAGCACTAAATGCTGCCTGCGCACTGCAGGTACCAATGATTGTCTCTATCTGGGATGATGGTTACGGAATTTCCGTACCTACGCAGAACCAGCGTGCTAAGGCAGATATCGCTGAGATGCTTTCCGGCTTCCAGAGAAAAGAAGGCGAGAATCAGGGTTGCGAAATTATTCAGGTTAAAGCCTGGGATTATCCTTCACTCTTGGATGCTTATGCAAGAGCTGAGCACTTTGCCAGAACCGAAAGTGTGCCGGTAGTGGTTCATGTGATTGAGGTTACGCAACCTCAGGGTCACTCTACGTCGGGGTCGCACGAAAGATATAAGAACGAGGAAAGACTGAAGTGGGAAGGCGAATTTGATGGTTTAAGCAAGTTCCGCGAGTGGATTCTGGACTATTCGATTGATATTGAAGGTAATGAAGAACAACTTGCCACCGCTGAGGAACTGGACCGGATTGATGAAGAAGCTAAGAAGTTTGTAAAGGAGGGGCAGAAGAGGGCCTGGGAAAACTACCAGAAGCCTATTCTTGACCTTAAGAGCAGTGTTCTGCCTCTGGTTGAAGCTCTTCAGAAAAAGCATGCTGATATCGAGTCCGAGCTTTCAAAATTCGGTAAAATTATTGCGGTTGCGAAAAAAGATATATTTCATTTGGTCCGTAAAGCTCTGTTCTTAAGCCGCGGCACAGATTCTGCAGAACGACAGGCACTTGAGGCGAAGTACAACGAAATATTTGCCGTGGAGAAAGATAATTACTCCTCTCACCTTTATTCGCAGTCCCAGTGGAAAGCTACCAATGTTCAGGAAGTGCCACCGGTTATTACTGAAAACTCCGAAACAGTAGACGGGCGTGTGGTAGTTAGAAATAACTTTGACAAAATATTTGAAAAATATCCGGAAACACTTGTTTTTGGTGAGGATGCAGGGAATATTGGTGACGTGAATCAGGGTCTGGAAGGTCTTCAGGAAAAGTACGGTGAACTTAGGATCGCAGATACCGGAATACGTGAAGCGACCATCCTGGGTCAGGGTATTGGTCTTGCAATGCGCGGACTCAGACCTATTGCCGAGATTCAGTACCTGGATTATATCCTGTATTGCCTGCAAGGTATGAGCGACGATCTGGCTACCGTCCAGTACAGAACCCGCGGGGGACAAAAGGCGCCGGTAATCATACGTACGCGTGGCCATAGGCTGGAAGGTGTTTGGCATTCAGGATCGCCAATGGCAGGTATCATCAACCTTTCCAAAGGTATTTTGGTACTTGTGCCGCGTAACCTTACCAAAGCGGCAGGATTCTACAACACAATGCTGCAGAGTGACGAGCCTGCTGTAATCGTGGAATGTCTGAACGGTTACCGCCTGAAGGAAAAACAGCCGGAAAACCTTGGTGAATTTACTGTACCCGTGGGTAAAATAGAAGTGACCAAAGAAGGTTCAGATGTAACTTTGGTAACCTACGGATCTACCTGGAGACTCGTAATGGAAGCTGCTGAGGAACTGGAAAAAGTGGGTATTTCTGCAGAGGTAATAGACGTTCAGTCGCTTATTCCGTTTGATTTAAGTCATGAGATCGCTGACAGTGTTAAGAAAACCAACCGTTTGGTGGTGATAGATGAGGATGTGGAAGGCGGAACATCGGCCTTTATCATGCAGCAGGTAATGGAGAAGCAGAAAGCCTTCAGATATCTGGATGCTGATCCGCTGACCATCTGTGCGGAAAATCACAGACCAGCCTATGCAAGTGACGGAGATTATTTCAGCAAGCCAAGTGTGGACGATATGGTTGAGAAAATTTACAGCATGTTCCACGAAAGCAATCCGGCTAAATTTCCGGGACTTTAA
- a CDS encoding DUF305 domain-containing protein yields the protein MKKIISTLAVLLLIQSCSENKKKAQNETVTATEQTQAPVSGENQTAQPNEILKEMQEIMDEMHSKTFSGNNDEDYAEMMSDHHDAAVEMSEILIRTGKDEELKNFARNVIITQEKEIKMMDRFDNLTERSANSAEFQRELKATMASMMNSSVPVHNDVDRDYAEQMIPHHQSAVEMAKVYKKFGKQPELLKLSDDIIATQQKEIEFLKQWLSK from the coding sequence ATGAAAAAGATTATTTCAACCCTGGCCGTATTGCTTTTAATACAGTCCTGCTCCGAAAACAAAAAGAAAGCCCAAAACGAAACTGTAACAGCCACTGAGCAGACACAGGCTCCCGTCTCAGGTGAAAATCAAACTGCACAGCCTAATGAAATTCTGAAGGAAATGCAGGAAATCATGGATGAGATGCATTCAAAAACATTTTCCGGAAATAATGATGAGGACTATGCTGAAATGATGTCGGATCATCATGATGCAGCCGTGGAAATGTCCGAAATACTAATCCGCACCGGCAAAGATGAAGAACTGAAAAACTTTGCCCGGAATGTGATTATAACGCAGGAAAAAGAAATAAAAATGATGGACAGGTTCGATAATCTGACGGAACGTTCAGCAAACAGTGCAGAGTTCCAGAGGGAACTGAAAGCAACAATGGCGTCCATGATGAATTCTTCGGTACCAGTACATAATGACGTGGACAGGGATTATGCGGAACAGATGATTCCACATCACCAGAGTGCCGTGGAGATGGCAAAGGTGTATAAGAAATTTGGCAAGCAGCCGGAACTTCTTAAACTATCCGACGATATTATCGCAACGCAGCAAAAGGAAATTGAATTTCTTAAGCAATGGCTTTCTAAATGA
- the lpdA gene encoding dihydrolipoyl dehydrogenase, whose product MNYDIIVIGSGPGGYVTAIRASQLGFKTAIIEKENLGGICLNWGCIPTKALLKSAHVFNYLKHAEEYGLNAVENPGFDFSKVIQRSRGVATKMSGGISFLMKKNKIDVIMGTAKIQKGKKVSVTDKDGKAAEYSAEHIIIATGARSRELPNLPQDGKKVIGYREALSLPEQPKSMIVVGSGAIGVEFADFYNSMGTKVTIVEYMPNIVPVEDEDVSKHLEKSLKKAGIEIMTNASVESVDTSGAGVTANVKTAKGNITLEADIVLSAVGIAANVEGQGFEEVGIQTDKGRVLVNEWYETSVAGYYAIGDILPTQALAHVASAEGITCVEKIKGLHVEKIDYGNIPGCTYCSPEVASVGLTEKQAKEQGYELKVGKFPLSASGKATANGNTDGFVKVIFDAKYGEWLGCHMVGEGVTDMIAEAVVARKLETTGHEIIKSIHPHPTVSEAIMEAAAAAYGEVIHI is encoded by the coding sequence ATGAACTACGATATTATTGTGATCGGTAGTGGTCCCGGTGGTTATGTAACTGCCATCCGCGCTTCTCAACTTGGTTTTAAAACAGCGATTATAGAAAAAGAAAACCTGGGAGGTATCTGCCTTAACTGGGGATGTATCCCAACCAAAGCATTGCTGAAATCAGCCCACGTTTTTAATTATCTGAAACATGCTGAGGAGTATGGCCTGAATGCCGTTGAAAATCCGGGTTTCGACTTTTCAAAGGTAATCCAGCGCAGCCGTGGAGTGGCTACCAAGATGAGTGGTGGAATTTCCTTCCTGATGAAGAAAAATAAAATCGATGTTATCATGGGAACCGCGAAGATTCAGAAGGGTAAGAAAGTAAGCGTAACAGATAAGGACGGTAAAGCTGCTGAATATTCAGCAGAGCATATCATCATTGCCACCGGCGCAAGGTCGCGTGAACTTCCTAACCTTCCGCAGGACGGTAAGAAAGTGATCGGTTACCGTGAGGCTTTGAGTTTGCCGGAGCAACCTAAATCCATGATTGTAGTAGGTTCAGGTGCCATTGGGGTGGAATTCGCAGATTTCTATAATTCCATGGGTACAAAAGTGACTATCGTAGAATATATGCCGAACATTGTTCCGGTAGAAGATGAAGATGTTTCCAAGCATCTGGAGAAATCACTTAAGAAAGCCGGTATTGAAATCATGACCAATGCTTCTGTTGAAAGTGTGGATACTTCCGGAGCCGGTGTTACAGCAAATGTGAAAACTGCTAAAGGAAACATTACCCTGGAAGCCGATATTGTTTTGTCTGCTGTAGGTATTGCTGCCAATGTTGAAGGTCAGGGCTTTGAAGAAGTTGGCATTCAGACTGATAAAGGTCGGGTTTTAGTAAACGAATGGTATGAAACTTCAGTGGCCGGTTACTATGCTATTGGTGATATCCTTCCTACGCAGGCTCTTGCGCATGTAGCTTCTGCCGAAGGTATTACCTGTGTGGAGAAAATTAAAGGTCTTCATGTAGAAAAGATCGATTACGGCAATATTCCCGGTTGTACTTACTGCAGCCCTGAGGTTGCTTCTGTGGGTCTTACCGAAAAGCAGGCTAAGGAACAGGGTTACGAACTTAAAGTGGGTAAATTTCCTTTGTCTGCAAGCGGTAAAGCAACTGCAAACGGCAATACCGACGGTTTTGTAAAGGTGATTTTCGATGCCAAGTACGGCGAATGGCTGGGTTGTCATATGGTAGGCGAAGGTGTGACAGATATGATTGCAGAAGCAGTTGTAGCACGTAAACTGGAAACCACAGGACATGAGATCATTAAATCAATACACCCGCACCCAACAGTTTCCGAAGCTATAATGGAGGCTGCTGCAGCTGCTTATGGTGAGGTGATCCACATTTAA